The following coding sequences are from one Streptomyces sp. NBC_01232 window:
- a CDS encoding LolA family protein, which produces MAPNTKTSRKAARYAVPVAVAGVAAATVAMVPAFANAGGPDLPKVTAQQLIEKVAASDVQQLSGTARITTDLGLPKIASGLLGGGGVAGGSANPEDKVAQLANGSHTLRVAADGPDRQRLTFLDGKDEYSLIHNGDDVWGYDSKSNEVFHEKNAEAGKGKDGGKDHKTGDRLAASPQKLAEEILAAAGPTTDVSVGGTAQVAGRDAYQLVLKPKQSGSTVGSVQIAVDAKNGVPLRVQLLSAQGGKPIVDAGFTKVDFAKPAADTFAFTVPKGAKVAEGVDGADKGKGGADGHWKALESFPGLGDLAGGAGGKGDVKVLGEGWSTIARIDSGEGRSLKDLENDKNAPKEAKQFLDSLGDKVNGKFGEGRVLSTRLVNALITDDGKVYVGAVTKDALVKAADANK; this is translated from the coding sequence ATGGCACCGAACACCAAGACTTCTCGCAAGGCCGCCCGGTACGCCGTACCGGTAGCGGTGGCGGGTGTGGCCGCGGCGACCGTTGCGATGGTCCCGGCCTTCGCCAACGCCGGCGGGCCCGACCTGCCGAAGGTGACGGCGCAGCAGCTCATCGAGAAGGTCGCCGCATCGGACGTTCAGCAGCTGTCCGGTACCGCCCGGATCACCACCGACCTCGGTCTGCCGAAGATCGCCAGCGGGCTGCTCGGCGGCGGTGGCGTGGCGGGCGGCTCCGCCAACCCGGAGGACAAGGTCGCGCAGCTGGCGAACGGCAGCCACACCCTGCGCGTCGCGGCCGACGGCCCGGACCGCCAGCGGCTGACCTTCCTCGACGGCAAGGACGAGTACAGCCTCATCCACAACGGCGACGACGTGTGGGGCTACGACTCCAAGTCGAACGAGGTCTTCCACGAGAAGAACGCCGAGGCGGGCAAGGGCAAGGACGGCGGCAAGGACCACAAGACCGGCGACCGCCTCGCCGCCTCGCCGCAGAAGCTGGCCGAGGAGATCCTGGCGGCCGCCGGCCCCACCACGGACGTCAGTGTGGGCGGGACCGCGCAGGTGGCCGGGCGCGACGCCTACCAGCTGGTGCTCAAGCCCAAGCAGAGCGGCTCCACCGTCGGCTCGGTCCAGATCGCGGTGGACGCCAAGAACGGCGTGCCGCTGCGCGTGCAGCTGCTCTCCGCGCAGGGCGGCAAGCCGATCGTGGACGCCGGCTTCACCAAGGTGGACTTCGCCAAGCCGGCCGCGGACACCTTCGCCTTCACCGTGCCCAAGGGCGCCAAGGTGGCCGAGGGCGTGGACGGGGCGGACAAGGGCAAGGGCGGCGCGGACGGGCACTGGAAGGCGCTGGAGTCCTTCCCGGGCCTCGGTGACCTGGCCGGCGGCGCGGGCGGCAAGGGCGACGTGAAGGTGCTCGGCGAGGGCTGGTCGACCATCGCGCGCATCGACTCGGGCGAGGGCCGCAGCCTGAAGGACCTGGAGAACGACAAGAACGCCCCGAAGGAGGCCAAGCAGTTCCTCGACTCCCTCGGGGACAAGGTCAACGGGAAGT